From a region of the Acidicapsa acidisoli genome:
- the mreC gene encoding rod shape-determining protein MreC, with protein sequence MESFFSRYRNLIVLLAALLLQMMGLAVQVRRPVPVAANVPGGPAVHSAKDGRGVLVIRLWAAGMVTPFERLMHGSSEGLGGLWNEYVDLRHTRDENRQLLQTIDRLRLEQAELHEDALQGQRLQELVKFRESYAYATVAAQVIGTSGSMQSHVIYLDKGSADGLAPDMAVITGDGIVGKVRDVFPHSAQVLVINDQTSGAGVVLEKTRIRGILRGNAMGQPQVINILADSRIQPGERVLTAGGDQIFPRGLPVGVVEKVVRDAERGAFINVIVTPAANLQHLDEVLVITSLDAHLSAQQKADLATSEDLKGAVVAAEAAAEAERKKAAAEMEERLPGLQDPNAPAAAAPKVGPDGKPVAPTPTVPATAKPLPAAHPDRFTPGAAGSDTNQDTNSGASGEDNGTSGSKPKQASKTPQNSGRTQ encoded by the coding sequence ATGGAATCGTTTTTCAGCCGGTATCGCAACCTGATCGTGCTGCTGGCGGCTTTGCTGCTGCAGATGATGGGGCTTGCGGTGCAGGTGCGCAGGCCTGTGCCGGTGGCGGCGAATGTGCCGGGTGGCCCGGCGGTGCATTCGGCGAAGGATGGGCGCGGAGTGTTGGTGATTCGGCTGTGGGCGGCAGGGATGGTGACGCCGTTTGAGCGGCTGATGCATGGTTCGTCGGAGGGTTTGGGCGGGCTGTGGAACGAGTATGTTGACCTGCGCCATACCAGGGATGAGAACAGGCAGCTACTGCAGACGATTGACCGGCTGCGGCTGGAGCAGGCGGAGCTGCATGAGGATGCCTTGCAGGGGCAGCGGCTGCAGGAACTGGTGAAGTTTCGCGAGAGCTATGCGTACGCGACGGTTGCGGCGCAGGTGATTGGGACGAGCGGGAGCATGCAGTCGCATGTGATCTATCTGGACAAGGGTTCGGCGGACGGGCTGGCGCCGGATATGGCGGTGATCACGGGCGACGGGATTGTCGGCAAGGTGCGCGATGTTTTTCCGCACTCGGCGCAGGTGCTGGTGATCAACGACCAGACGAGCGGGGCTGGAGTGGTGCTGGAAAAGACGCGGATTCGCGGCATTTTGCGCGGCAATGCGATGGGGCAGCCGCAGGTGATCAATATATTGGCGGATTCGCGGATTCAGCCGGGTGAGCGGGTGCTGACGGCGGGCGGGGATCAGATTTTTCCGCGCGGGCTGCCGGTTGGGGTGGTCGAAAAGGTAGTGCGCGATGCGGAGCGGGGTGCGTTCATCAATGTGATCGTGACTCCGGCGGCGAATTTGCAGCATCTGGACGAGGTGCTGGTGATTACTTCGTTGGATGCGCATCTTTCGGCGCAGCAGAAGGCGGATCTGGCGACGAGCGAGGATCTGAAGGGCGCGGTAGTGGCGGCGGAGGCTGCTGCGGAAGCGGAGCGCAAGAAGGCCGCGGCGGAGATGGAAGAGCGGCTGCCGGGGTTGCAGGACCCGAATGCGCCTGCGGCTGCGGCTCCGAAGGTGGGGCCGGATGGGAAGCCGGTTGCGCCGACGCCGACGGTTCCGGCGACTGCGAAGCCTTTGCCGGCGGCGCATCCGGATCGGTTTACGCCGGGAGCGGCTGGTTCGGATACGAATCAGGACACGAATTCGGGTGCTTCTGGGGAAGATAACGGGACGTCTGGTTCCAAGCCGAAGCAGGCATCCAAGACGCCGCAGAATTCGGGGAGGACCCAATAG
- a CDS encoding rod shape-determining protein, whose amino-acid sequence MSSNGYPSRPSRSHGLRSLFSMFSSDLAIDLGTANTLVYAAGKGIVVNEPSIVAINKNTGEVEAVGKEAKDMLGRTPGNIVAIKPMKDGVIADFKVTEKMLNYFIQKAHNRKMLVHPRIVIGVPSEITQVEKRAVEDSAYRAKASEVYLVEQAMVAAIGAGLPITEAYGNMVVDIGGGTSDIAVISLSGIVYSRSVRMAGNQMDEAITNYLKRKYNLLIGERTAEQIKIEIGSAYVLDKPLTMEIKGRNLIEGVPKTITIDDTEIRESLAECISVIVNAIRVALERTPPELSADISDRGIVLTGGGALIKNLDKRIREETGLPVSVADDPLASVVLGTGKMLSDFRLLRKIKID is encoded by the coding sequence ATGTCATCGAACGGTTATCCCTCGCGTCCTTCGCGTTCGCACGGTCTTCGCTCCCTGTTCAGCATGTTTTCGAGCGACCTGGCGATCGATCTTGGCACTGCCAACACACTGGTGTACGCCGCCGGCAAGGGCATTGTTGTCAATGAGCCCTCCATAGTGGCCATCAACAAGAACACCGGCGAGGTGGAGGCCGTGGGCAAAGAGGCCAAGGACATGCTGGGCCGGACGCCTGGCAATATTGTGGCCATCAAGCCGATGAAGGACGGCGTCATTGCCGACTTCAAGGTCACCGAGAAGATGCTGAACTACTTCATCCAGAAGGCGCATAACCGGAAGATGCTGGTGCATCCGCGGATTGTGATTGGCGTGCCTTCGGAGATTACGCAGGTGGAAAAGCGCGCGGTGGAGGATTCGGCGTATCGCGCGAAGGCCAGCGAGGTTTATCTCGTGGAGCAGGCGATGGTGGCGGCGATTGGCGCGGGGTTGCCGATTACCGAGGCCTACGGGAACATGGTCGTCGACATTGGCGGCGGGACCAGCGACATTGCGGTGATTTCGCTGTCGGGCATTGTGTATTCGCGGTCGGTCCGAATGGCCGGGAACCAGATGGACGAGGCGATCACCAATTATCTGAAGCGGAAATACAATCTGCTGATTGGCGAGCGGACGGCGGAGCAGATCAAGATCGAGATCGGGTCGGCGTATGTGCTGGACAAGCCGCTGACGATGGAGATCAAGGGGCGCAATCTGATTGAGGGCGTGCCGAAGACGATCACGATTGACGATACCGAGATTCGCGAATCGCTGGCGGAATGCATTTCGGTGATTGTGAATGCGATTCGCGTGGCGCTGGAGCGGACGCCGCCGGAGCTTTCGGCGGATATTTCGGACCGCGGGATTGTGCTGACGGGCGGCGGAGCGTTGATTAAGAACCTCGACAAGAGGATTCGCGAGGAGACCGGGCTTCCGGTTTCGGTGGCGGACGATCCGCTGGCCTCGGTGGTGCTGGGAACGGGCAAGATGCTGTCCGACTTCCGGCTGCTGCGCAAGATCAAAATCGATTAA
- the mreD gene encoding rod shape-determining protein MreD codes for MQGLIPGYRRDLEIRRYPLLVYLLVPLVALVLQAWLPRVLGRFAYMDLPLLVTIYFALNRRSPIHGTLLGAVLGMAQDGLTQGAIGIHGIANTVVGFLAASIGIRIVVENNFIRMVLNFAFTLLSSALVLFVVHILLGLDWQSNWLEEVLRAAGNGVIGLVLFPLLDRTQMRD; via the coding sequence GTGCAAGGTCTTATCCCTGGTTATCGGCGCGATCTGGAGATTCGGCGCTATCCGCTGCTCGTTTATTTGCTGGTGCCGCTGGTGGCGCTGGTGCTTCAGGCCTGGCTACCGCGGGTGCTCGGGCGCTTTGCGTATATGGATCTGCCGCTGCTGGTGACCATCTACTTTGCGCTCAACCGGAGGAGTCCGATTCACGGGACGCTGCTGGGCGCGGTTTTGGGCATGGCGCAGGATGGCCTGACGCAGGGTGCGATCGGGATTCATGGGATCGCGAATACGGTGGTGGGTTTTCTGGCGGCTTCGATCGGCATCCGGATCGTGGTGGAGAACAATTTCATCCGGATGGTGCTGAATTTTGCCTTTACGCTGCTTTCGAGCGCGCTGGTTCTGTTTGTCGTCCATATTTTGTTGGGGTTGGACTGGCAGTCGAATTGGCTGGAAGAGGTGTTGCGGGCGGCGGGCAATGGTGTGATCGGGCTGGTGCTGTTTCCCTTGCTGGACCGGACGCAGATGCGGGATTAG
- the rodA gene encoding rod shape-determining protein RodA, whose product MRRYLSFRDFDWPLLGMVLVLCTISVFEIYSATLHTRYVGFHTKQLYWITGGLVAMFIMAKIDYHKLLDIVWYLYGFFLLALVAVKLFGHRALGGKRWLKLGPISFQPSEWFKLVLIVLMALYFANLGGKRLSWPEIFKAIALVGLPMVLVLMQPDLGTALTYTPILLAGLFLGGIQWKQAAILGTVGLLAIVGVWSSGKILKPYQKARLTSFINPDNDPRGSGYQIRQSLIAVGSGGVWGKGAEQGSQTQGDFLPIPHADFIFAAFSEEHGFTGAFLVLLLYFVILMRLIQNAQTAADMSGSLLVMGVVAVLTFQIAVNVGMVIGFMPVTGIPLPLMSYGGSSVLFTFLALGVVMNVRMRRFVN is encoded by the coding sequence ATGCGGCGGTACCTGAGCTTTCGGGATTTCGACTGGCCGTTGCTGGGCATGGTGCTGGTTCTGTGCACGATCTCGGTGTTTGAGATTTATTCGGCGACGCTGCATACGCGGTATGTGGGATTTCATACCAAACAGCTCTATTGGATTACGGGCGGGCTCGTCGCCATGTTCATCATGGCGAAAATCGATTACCACAAGCTGCTGGATATCGTTTGGTATCTCTACGGGTTTTTCCTGCTGGCGCTGGTGGCGGTTAAACTCTTTGGGCACAGGGCTTTGGGTGGGAAGCGATGGTTGAAGCTGGGGCCGATCAGCTTTCAGCCTTCGGAGTGGTTCAAGCTGGTGCTGATTGTGCTGATGGCGCTGTACTTTGCCAATCTGGGCGGAAAACGGCTGAGCTGGCCGGAGATTTTCAAGGCAATAGCGCTGGTGGGATTGCCGATGGTGCTGGTGCTGATGCAGCCGGATCTTGGAACTGCGCTGACGTATACGCCGATTCTGCTGGCGGGGCTTTTTCTGGGTGGGATTCAGTGGAAGCAGGCCGCGATCCTGGGAACGGTGGGTCTGCTGGCGATTGTCGGGGTCTGGTCGAGCGGGAAGATTCTGAAGCCGTACCAGAAGGCCCGGCTGACGAGCTTCATCAATCCGGATAATGATCCGCGCGGATCGGGATACCAGATTCGCCAGTCGCTGATCGCGGTTGGGTCGGGCGGGGTGTGGGGCAAGGGCGCGGAACAGGGCTCGCAGACGCAGGGGGATTTTCTGCCTATCCCTCACGCGGACTTCATTTTCGCCGCGTTCAGCGAGGAGCACGGCTTCACCGGCGCGTTTCTGGTTCTGCTGCTATACTTCGTGATATTGATGCGTTTGATTCAGAACGCTCAAACTGCCGCAGACATGTCCGGCTCGCTTCTGGTTATGGGAGTCGTAGCCGTGTTGACCTTTCAAATTGCGGTCAACGTAGGCATGGTCATCGGTTTTATGCCAGTCACCGGAATTCCTTTACCGTTAATGAGTTACGGCGGGTCTTCGGTGTTGTTCACCTTTCTGGCGCTGGGTGTGGTTATGAACGTCCGCATGCGCCGTTTTGTGAACTAG
- the mrdA gene encoding penicillin-binding protein 2: MAIDKVNRDEKLPALKLTAVQYGILIMMLVLVGGLWRLQVLGGDSWRVLAEQNRIRKVPVLAARGKLLDREGRLVVDNYPSVSCFLVREQNRDIDADLPLIAKGLNLDLEQLQATLHHFRLAPGYQPIPIKQDISPDEQAFIAAHSNELPELETIDEERRLYPRDGFASHLIGYVGEVSEEDLNNPKFAYYEPGDVVGKAGVEETYDELLRGQDGSMDVIVDSHGREVGRRGIQLATPGQDLKLTIDIDIQRAAELALGDANGALVAMDPRNGEILAMVSHPSFDPNAFAVRIGRSDWNKLITDPNHPLMNKAIQDQLAPGSTFKVIMSVAGLEEGIAQNLKVNCSGGADFYGHFFKCDHHHGLLSIHEAIPESCDTYFYTLAQRLGIDTIAKYATALGIGSKTGIDLPGEMMGVMPSTQWKMKTFHEKWYAGEVISVGIGQGAVDVTPIQLLRALSGIASDGHLVRPRVVMPGQVPAQFQQAVQETYPGSGDKQVELAPDTWTTVTEGMAQATQPGLYHTAEGAHLEGIDFAGKTGTAQVVAGGDTHNKGGAKTPNAWFVGMAPRRNPEIAVVVLQEHGDWGSGSAKLAAQVITAYVNKKRRQEGNLLLQANKPTAPVEVGAVWSVPQTQSGRKGDGSGEPRMAAGRFEITPSQRTGLQQESDSIFPDRGPGKATQTSGAKAPVASADLMYGLKPVPFIQSGDGSGNGPGERKLQESEVGLPERFRGVIR; the protein is encoded by the coding sequence ATGGCAATTGACAAGGTGAATCGCGATGAGAAGCTGCCGGCGCTGAAACTGACCGCGGTGCAGTACGGCATTTTAATCATGATGCTGGTGCTGGTGGGTGGATTGTGGCGCTTGCAGGTGCTGGGCGGCGATAGTTGGAGGGTGCTGGCGGAGCAGAATCGTATCCGCAAGGTGCCGGTGCTGGCGGCGCGGGGCAAACTGCTGGATCGCGAGGGGCGGCTGGTGGTCGACAACTACCCTTCCGTCTCGTGCTTTCTTGTGCGGGAGCAGAACCGGGATATCGATGCCGATCTGCCGCTGATTGCAAAGGGGTTGAATCTGGACCTGGAGCAGTTGCAGGCGACGCTGCATCACTTTCGGCTGGCGCCGGGGTATCAGCCGATTCCGATCAAACAGGATATTTCTCCGGACGAGCAGGCTTTCATTGCGGCGCACAGCAACGAACTTCCGGAGCTGGAAACGATTGACGAGGAGCGGCGGCTGTATCCGCGGGATGGGTTTGCTTCGCACCTGATCGGGTACGTGGGCGAGGTGAGCGAAGAGGATCTGAATAATCCCAAGTTTGCTTACTACGAGCCCGGGGACGTGGTCGGCAAGGCTGGTGTCGAAGAGACTTACGACGAGCTGCTGCGCGGGCAGGATGGCTCGATGGACGTGATTGTGGACAGTCATGGCCGCGAGGTGGGGCGGCGCGGCATTCAGTTGGCGACCCCGGGGCAGGATCTGAAGCTGACCATCGATATTGATATTCAGCGGGCGGCGGAACTGGCGCTGGGCGATGCCAATGGAGCTTTGGTGGCGATGGATCCGCGCAATGGCGAGATTCTGGCGATGGTTTCGCATCCGAGCTTCGATCCGAATGCTTTTGCGGTCCGGATTGGCCGGTCTGACTGGAACAAGCTGATTACCGATCCGAATCATCCGCTGATGAACAAGGCGATTCAGGATCAGCTTGCGCCGGGGTCTACGTTCAAAGTGATTATGTCGGTGGCCGGGCTTGAGGAGGGGATTGCGCAGAATCTGAAGGTGAACTGCTCGGGCGGCGCGGATTTTTACGGGCATTTCTTCAAGTGCGATCATCACCACGGGCTTTTGAGTATCCATGAGGCGATTCCGGAGTCGTGCGACACGTATTTTTATACGCTGGCGCAGAGGCTCGGCATCGACACGATTGCCAAGTATGCGACTGCGCTGGGGATTGGCTCGAAGACGGGGATCGATTTGCCGGGCGAGATGATGGGTGTGATGCCCTCGACGCAGTGGAAGATGAAGACCTTCCATGAGAAATGGTATGCGGGCGAGGTGATCTCGGTGGGAATTGGCCAGGGCGCGGTGGATGTTACGCCGATTCAGCTGCTGAGGGCGCTGAGCGGGATTGCTTCGGATGGGCATCTGGTGAGGCCGCGTGTGGTGATGCCGGGGCAGGTTCCGGCGCAATTTCAGCAGGCGGTTCAGGAGACGTATCCCGGTTCCGGCGACAAACAGGTCGAATTGGCTCCCGATACGTGGACGACGGTTACGGAGGGTATGGCGCAGGCAACGCAACCTGGTCTTTACCATACGGCCGAGGGCGCGCATCTGGAGGGAATCGATTTCGCCGGCAAGACGGGCACGGCGCAGGTAGTTGCGGGCGGGGACACGCACAACAAGGGCGGAGCGAAGACTCCGAATGCCTGGTTTGTGGGGATGGCTCCGCGGCGTAACCCGGAAATTGCAGTTGTCGTTTTGCAGGAGCATGGCGACTGGGGTTCGGGGTCGGCGAAGCTGGCGGCTCAGGTGATTACGGCGTATGTGAACAAGAAGCGTCGGCAGGAGGGGAATCTTCTGCTGCAGGCGAATAAACCGACCGCGCCGGTCGAGGTAGGGGCGGTGTGGTCTGTGCCGCAGACGCAGTCTGGGCGAAAAGGTGACGGATCCGGAGAACCGCGGATGGCTGCCGGGCGGTTTGAGATTACGCCGAGTCAGCGAACGGGGTTGCAGCAGGAGAGTGACTCAATTTTTCCAGATCGCGGGCCGGGGAAGGCAACGCAGACCTCAGGGGCTAAAGCCCCGGTTGCTTCTGCTGATCTGATGTACGGGCTGAAGCCCGTACCCTTCATTCAATCAGGCGATGGTTCTGGAAATGGGCCGGGTGAGCGAAAGCTTCAGGAGTCTGAGGTAGGGCTGCCGGAGCGGTTTCGCGGGGTGATTCGCTGA